From Orcinus orca chromosome 3, mOrcOrc1.1, whole genome shotgun sequence, a single genomic window includes:
- the MPND gene encoding MPN domain-containing protein isoform X4, which yields MEGGLRPQFSEWSRRIEPPPLSPACASRRPDFPRSLLLTRPPAAANGWGASRSGQSRVTCREESTRGALGVWLSGHGSLLLPAAPEPLSPAGGAGEEAPDEDEAEAEDSERPGASGGARSGGGGGGGGGGAGPGSCGGPGGALTRRAVTLRVLLKDALLEPGAGVLSIYYLLLGPASPLSLQGKKFVGDLQPDGRIVWQETGQVFNSPSAWATHCKKLVNPAKKSGCGWASVKYKGQKLDKYKAAWLRRNQLHIPAAAADESPASEGEEEELMMEEEEEEVLTGASAEDKSRRPPVKGPSEPVHPEATPPGKRVENKIRVPVRYCMLGSRDSARNPHTLVEVTSFAAINKFQPFNVAISSNVLFLLDFHSHLTRSQVVGYLGGRWDINSQSGYLGPVGRGVFGAGVDVHAFSRLRAVLTVLRAFPCRSRLGDADTAAAMEEEIYQSLLLRGLSLVGWYHSHPYSPALPSLQDIDAQMDYQLRLQGSSNGFQPCLALLCSPYYSGNPGPESKISPFWVMPPPEQRPSDYGIPMDVEMAYVQDGFLTNDVLHEMMLLVEFYKGAPDLVRFQEPWNQEHTYLDKLKISLASRTPKDQGLCHVLEQVYSVLRQGS from the exons ATGGAAGGTGGcctcaggcctcagttttccGAATGGTCCCGGAGGATTGAGCCGCCGCCTCTTTCTCCAGCGTGTGCAAGCCGGAGGCCTGACTTTCCCCGCTCGCTCCTGCTGACCCGCCCACCGGCGGCGGCCAATGGCTGGGGCGCTTCCCGCTCGGGGCAGAGCCGCGTCACGTGCCGGGAAGAAAGCACCAGAGGCGCGCTGGGCGTgtggctgagcggccatggcag CCTGTTGCTGCCCGCAGCTCCAGAGCCGCTGTCCcccgcgggcggcgcgggcgagGAGGCGCCGGACGAGGACGAGGCGGAGGCCGAGGACTCTGAGCGGCCGGGGGCATCGGGTGGCGCGCGCAgcggcggcggaggcggcggcggtggcggcggggcCGGGCCAGGGAGCTGCGGTGGCCCGGGGGGCGCGCTCACCAGGCGCGCGGTCACGCTGCGGGTGCTCCTCAAAGACGCGCTGCTGGAGCCCGGCGCCGGGGTGTTGTCCATCTACTATCTG CTCTTGGGCCCAGCCAGCCCACTGTCACTGCAGGGGAAGAAGTTCGTGGGAGACCTGCAGCCCGATGGGAGGATTGTGTGGCAGGAAACGGGCCAGGTGTTCAACTCACCCAGCGCCTGGGCCACCCATTGCAAGAAGCTGGTGAACCCAGCCAAGAAGTCTGGCTGTGGCTGGGCCTCTGTCAAGTACAAGGGCCAGAAACTGGACAAGTACAAGGCTGCCTGGCTCCGGCGAAACCAGCTCCATATACCTGCAGCTGCCGCCGATGAG AGCCCGGCCAgcgaaggagaggaggaggagctaatgatggaggaagaggaggaggaggttcTGACAGGAGCCTCAGCGGAGGACAAGAGTCGGAGACCACCGGTGAAGGGCCCCTCGGAGCCTGTCCACCCTg AGGCCACGCCCCCAGGGAAAAGGGTGGAAAACAAGATCCGGGTGCCTGTGCGCTACTGCATGCTGGGTAGTCGAGACTCTGCCAG GAACCCACACACCCTGGTGGAAGTAACATCCTTCGCAGCTATCAACAAGTTCCAGCCGTTCAACGTGGCCATCTCTAGCAACGTGCTGTTCCTGCTG gactTCCACAGCCACCTGACCCGCAGCCAGGTCGTGGGGTACCTGGGCGGCCGCTGGGACATCAACAGTCAGAGTGGGTATTTGGGGCCTGTGGGCAGGGGGGTGTTTGGGGCTGGGGTCGATGTCCACGCCTTCTCCCGCCTCCGCGCAGTGCTCACGGTGCTGAGAGCCTTCCCCTGTCGGAGCCGGCTGGGGGACGCGGATACCGCGGCCGCCATGGAAGAGGAG ATTTACCAGAGCCTGCTCCTGCGGGGCCTGTCCCTGGTAGGCTGGTACCATAGCCACCCGTACAGCCCGGCCCTGCCGTCGCTGCAGGACATCGACGCACAGATGGACTACCAGCTGCGGCTGCAGGGCTCCAGCAATGGCTTCCAGCCCTGCCTCGCCCTGCTCTGCT ccccttacTACTCTGGTAACCCGGGCCCAGAGTCCAAGATCTCGCCCTTCTGGGTGATGCCGCCCCCTGAG CAAAGGCCCAGTGACTATGGCATCCCCATGGACGTGGAAATGGCCTACGTCCAGGATGGCTTCCTGACTAATGACGTCCTTCATGAGATG ATGCTGCTGGTGGAGTTCTACAAGGGCGCCCCTGACCTCGTCAGGTTCCAGGAGCCTTGGAACCAGGAGCACACCTACCTCGACAAGCTCAAG ATCTCCCTGGCCAGCAGGACGCCCAAGGACCAGGGCCTGTGCCATGTGCTGGAGCAGGTTTACAGCGTCCTCAGGCAGGGGAGCTGA
- the MPND gene encoding MPN domain-containing protein isoform X5: MEGGLRPQFSEWSRRIEPPPLSPACASRRPDFPRSLLLTRPPAAANGWGASRSGQSRVTCREESTRGALGVWLSGHGSLLLPAAPEPLSPAGGAGEEAPDEDEAEAEDSERPGASGGARSGGGGGGGGGGAGPGSCGGPGGALTRRAVTLRVLLKDALLEPGAGVLSIYYLGKKFVGDLQPDGRIVWQETGQVFNSPSAWATHCKKLVNPAKKSGCGWASVKYKGQKLDKYKAAWLRRNQLHIPAAAADESPASEGEEEELMMEEEEEEVLTGASAEDKSRRPPVKGPSEPVHPEATPPGKRVENKIRVPVRYCMLGSRDSARNPHTLVEVTSFAAINKFQPFNVAISSNVLFLLDFHSHLTRSQVVGYLGGRWDINSQSGYLGPVGRGVFGAGVDVHAFSRLRAVLTVLRAFPCRSRLGDADTAAAMEEEIYQSLLLRGLSLVGWYHSHPYSPALPSLQDIDAQMDYQLRLQGSSNGFQPCLALLCSPYYSGNPGPESKISPFWVMPPPEQRPSDYGIPMDVEMAYVQDGFLTNDVLHEMMLLVEFYKGAPDLVRFQEPWNQEHTYLDKLKISLASRTPKDQGLCHVLEQVYSVLRQGS, translated from the exons ATGGAAGGTGGcctcaggcctcagttttccGAATGGTCCCGGAGGATTGAGCCGCCGCCTCTTTCTCCAGCGTGTGCAAGCCGGAGGCCTGACTTTCCCCGCTCGCTCCTGCTGACCCGCCCACCGGCGGCGGCCAATGGCTGGGGCGCTTCCCGCTCGGGGCAGAGCCGCGTCACGTGCCGGGAAGAAAGCACCAGAGGCGCGCTGGGCGTgtggctgagcggccatggcag CCTGTTGCTGCCCGCAGCTCCAGAGCCGCTGTCCcccgcgggcggcgcgggcgagGAGGCGCCGGACGAGGACGAGGCGGAGGCCGAGGACTCTGAGCGGCCGGGGGCATCGGGTGGCGCGCGCAgcggcggcggaggcggcggcggtggcggcggggcCGGGCCAGGGAGCTGCGGTGGCCCGGGGGGCGCGCTCACCAGGCGCGCGGTCACGCTGCGGGTGCTCCTCAAAGACGCGCTGCTGGAGCCCGGCGCCGGGGTGTTGTCCATCTACTATCTG GGGAAGAAGTTCGTGGGAGACCTGCAGCCCGATGGGAGGATTGTGTGGCAGGAAACGGGCCAGGTGTTCAACTCACCCAGCGCCTGGGCCACCCATTGCAAGAAGCTGGTGAACCCAGCCAAGAAGTCTGGCTGTGGCTGGGCCTCTGTCAAGTACAAGGGCCAGAAACTGGACAAGTACAAGGCTGCCTGGCTCCGGCGAAACCAGCTCCATATACCTGCAGCTGCCGCCGATGAG AGCCCGGCCAgcgaaggagaggaggaggagctaatgatggaggaagaggaggaggaggttcTGACAGGAGCCTCAGCGGAGGACAAGAGTCGGAGACCACCGGTGAAGGGCCCCTCGGAGCCTGTCCACCCTg AGGCCACGCCCCCAGGGAAAAGGGTGGAAAACAAGATCCGGGTGCCTGTGCGCTACTGCATGCTGGGTAGTCGAGACTCTGCCAG GAACCCACACACCCTGGTGGAAGTAACATCCTTCGCAGCTATCAACAAGTTCCAGCCGTTCAACGTGGCCATCTCTAGCAACGTGCTGTTCCTGCTG gactTCCACAGCCACCTGACCCGCAGCCAGGTCGTGGGGTACCTGGGCGGCCGCTGGGACATCAACAGTCAGAGTGGGTATTTGGGGCCTGTGGGCAGGGGGGTGTTTGGGGCTGGGGTCGATGTCCACGCCTTCTCCCGCCTCCGCGCAGTGCTCACGGTGCTGAGAGCCTTCCCCTGTCGGAGCCGGCTGGGGGACGCGGATACCGCGGCCGCCATGGAAGAGGAG ATTTACCAGAGCCTGCTCCTGCGGGGCCTGTCCCTGGTAGGCTGGTACCATAGCCACCCGTACAGCCCGGCCCTGCCGTCGCTGCAGGACATCGACGCACAGATGGACTACCAGCTGCGGCTGCAGGGCTCCAGCAATGGCTTCCAGCCCTGCCTCGCCCTGCTCTGCT ccccttacTACTCTGGTAACCCGGGCCCAGAGTCCAAGATCTCGCCCTTCTGGGTGATGCCGCCCCCTGAG CAAAGGCCCAGTGACTATGGCATCCCCATGGACGTGGAAATGGCCTACGTCCAGGATGGCTTCCTGACTAATGACGTCCTTCATGAGATG ATGCTGCTGGTGGAGTTCTACAAGGGCGCCCCTGACCTCGTCAGGTTCCAGGAGCCTTGGAACCAGGAGCACACCTACCTCGACAAGCTCAAG ATCTCCCTGGCCAGCAGGACGCCCAAGGACCAGGGCCTGTGCCATGTGCTGGAGCAGGTTTACAGCGTCCTCAGGCAGGGGAGCTGA
- the MPND gene encoding MPN domain-containing protein isoform X8 has translation MEGGLRPQFSEWSRRIEPPPLSPACASRRPDFPRSLLLTRPPAAANGWGASRSGQSRVTCREESTRGALGVWLSGHGSLLLPAAPEPLSPAGGAGEEAPDEDEAEAEDSERPGASGGARSGGGGGGGGGGAGPGSCGGPGGALTRRAVTLRVLLKDALLEPGAGVLSIYYLSPASEGEEEELMMEEEEEEVLTGASAEDKSRRPPVKGPSEPVHPEATPPGKRVENKIRVPVRYCMLGSRDSARNPHTLVEVTSFAAINKFQPFNVAISSNVLFLLDFHSHLTRSQVVGYLGGRWDINSQSGYLGPVGRGVFGAGVDVHAFSRLRAVLTVLRAFPCRSRLGDADTAAAMEEEIYQSLLLRGLSLVGWYHSHPYSPALPSLQDIDAQMDYQLRLQGSSNGFQPCLALLCSPYYSGNPGPESKISPFWVMPPPEQRPSDYGIPMDVEMAYVQDGFLTNDVLHEMMLLVEFYKGAPDLVRFQEPWNQEHTYLDKLKISLASRTPKDQGLCHVLEQVYSVLRQGS, from the exons ATGGAAGGTGGcctcaggcctcagttttccGAATGGTCCCGGAGGATTGAGCCGCCGCCTCTTTCTCCAGCGTGTGCAAGCCGGAGGCCTGACTTTCCCCGCTCGCTCCTGCTGACCCGCCCACCGGCGGCGGCCAATGGCTGGGGCGCTTCCCGCTCGGGGCAGAGCCGCGTCACGTGCCGGGAAGAAAGCACCAGAGGCGCGCTGGGCGTgtggctgagcggccatggcag CCTGTTGCTGCCCGCAGCTCCAGAGCCGCTGTCCcccgcgggcggcgcgggcgagGAGGCGCCGGACGAGGACGAGGCGGAGGCCGAGGACTCTGAGCGGCCGGGGGCATCGGGTGGCGCGCGCAgcggcggcggaggcggcggcggtggcggcggggcCGGGCCAGGGAGCTGCGGTGGCCCGGGGGGCGCGCTCACCAGGCGCGCGGTCACGCTGCGGGTGCTCCTCAAAGACGCGCTGCTGGAGCCCGGCGCCGGGGTGTTGTCCATCTACTATCTG AGCCCGGCCAgcgaaggagaggaggaggagctaatgatggaggaagaggaggaggaggttcTGACAGGAGCCTCAGCGGAGGACAAGAGTCGGAGACCACCGGTGAAGGGCCCCTCGGAGCCTGTCCACCCTg AGGCCACGCCCCCAGGGAAAAGGGTGGAAAACAAGATCCGGGTGCCTGTGCGCTACTGCATGCTGGGTAGTCGAGACTCTGCCAG GAACCCACACACCCTGGTGGAAGTAACATCCTTCGCAGCTATCAACAAGTTCCAGCCGTTCAACGTGGCCATCTCTAGCAACGTGCTGTTCCTGCTG gactTCCACAGCCACCTGACCCGCAGCCAGGTCGTGGGGTACCTGGGCGGCCGCTGGGACATCAACAGTCAGAGTGGGTATTTGGGGCCTGTGGGCAGGGGGGTGTTTGGGGCTGGGGTCGATGTCCACGCCTTCTCCCGCCTCCGCGCAGTGCTCACGGTGCTGAGAGCCTTCCCCTGTCGGAGCCGGCTGGGGGACGCGGATACCGCGGCCGCCATGGAAGAGGAG ATTTACCAGAGCCTGCTCCTGCGGGGCCTGTCCCTGGTAGGCTGGTACCATAGCCACCCGTACAGCCCGGCCCTGCCGTCGCTGCAGGACATCGACGCACAGATGGACTACCAGCTGCGGCTGCAGGGCTCCAGCAATGGCTTCCAGCCCTGCCTCGCCCTGCTCTGCT ccccttacTACTCTGGTAACCCGGGCCCAGAGTCCAAGATCTCGCCCTTCTGGGTGATGCCGCCCCCTGAG CAAAGGCCCAGTGACTATGGCATCCCCATGGACGTGGAAATGGCCTACGTCCAGGATGGCTTCCTGACTAATGACGTCCTTCATGAGATG ATGCTGCTGGTGGAGTTCTACAAGGGCGCCCCTGACCTCGTCAGGTTCCAGGAGCCTTGGAACCAGGAGCACACCTACCTCGACAAGCTCAAG ATCTCCCTGGCCAGCAGGACGCCCAAGGACCAGGGCCTGTGCCATGTGCTGGAGCAGGTTTACAGCGTCCTCAGGCAGGGGAGCTGA
- the MPND gene encoding MPN domain-containing protein isoform X2: protein MEGGLRPQFSEWSRRIEPPPLSPACASRRPDFPRSLLLTRPPAAANGWGASRSGQSRVTCREESTRGALGVWLSGHGSLLLPAAPEPLSPAGGAGEEAPDEDEAEAEDSERPGASGGARSGGGGGGGGGGAGPGSCGGPGGALTRRAVTLRVLLKDALLEPGAGVLSIYYLGKKFVGDLQPDGRIVWQETGQVFNSPSAWATHCKKLVNPAKKSGCGWASVKYKGQKLDKYKAAWLRRNQLHIPAAAADEWAPGATTGTEGSGQPEVSVELAGRVGSSQLKVPSLSPQPRPRQSPASEGEEEELMMEEEEEEVLTGASAEDKSRRPPVKGPSEPVHPEATPPGKRVENKIRVPVRYCMLGSRDSARNPHTLVEVTSFAAINKFQPFNVAISSNVLFLLDFHSHLTRSQVVGYLGGRWDINSQSGYLGPVGRGVFGAGVDVHAFSRLRAVLTVLRAFPCRSRLGDADTAAAMEEEIYQSLLLRGLSLVGWYHSHPYSPALPSLQDIDAQMDYQLRLQGSSNGFQPCLALLCSPYYSGNPGPESKISPFWVMPPPEQRPSDYGIPMDVEMAYVQDGFLTNDVLHEMMLLVEFYKGAPDLVRFQEPWNQEHTYLDKLKISLASRTPKDQGLCHVLEQVYSVLRQGS, encoded by the exons ATGGAAGGTGGcctcaggcctcagttttccGAATGGTCCCGGAGGATTGAGCCGCCGCCTCTTTCTCCAGCGTGTGCAAGCCGGAGGCCTGACTTTCCCCGCTCGCTCCTGCTGACCCGCCCACCGGCGGCGGCCAATGGCTGGGGCGCTTCCCGCTCGGGGCAGAGCCGCGTCACGTGCCGGGAAGAAAGCACCAGAGGCGCGCTGGGCGTgtggctgagcggccatggcag CCTGTTGCTGCCCGCAGCTCCAGAGCCGCTGTCCcccgcgggcggcgcgggcgagGAGGCGCCGGACGAGGACGAGGCGGAGGCCGAGGACTCTGAGCGGCCGGGGGCATCGGGTGGCGCGCGCAgcggcggcggaggcggcggcggtggcggcggggcCGGGCCAGGGAGCTGCGGTGGCCCGGGGGGCGCGCTCACCAGGCGCGCGGTCACGCTGCGGGTGCTCCTCAAAGACGCGCTGCTGGAGCCCGGCGCCGGGGTGTTGTCCATCTACTATCTG GGGAAGAAGTTCGTGGGAGACCTGCAGCCCGATGGGAGGATTGTGTGGCAGGAAACGGGCCAGGTGTTCAACTCACCCAGCGCCTGGGCCACCCATTGCAAGAAGCTGGTGAACCCAGCCAAGAAGTCTGGCTGTGGCTGGGCCTCTGTCAAGTACAAGGGCCAGAAACTGGACAAGTACAAGGCTGCCTGGCTCCGGCGAAACCAGCTCCATATACCTGCAGCTGCCGCCGATGAG TGGGCACCTGGGGCAACGACAGGAACCGAAGGCTCAGGCCAGCCAGAGGTCTCTGTGGAACTTGCCGGGAGGGTAGGGAGCAGCCAGCTGAAAGTCCCGTCGCTGTCCCCCCAACCCCGACCCCGCCAGAGCCCGGCCAgcgaaggagaggaggaggagctaatgatggaggaagaggaggaggaggttcTGACAGGAGCCTCAGCGGAGGACAAGAGTCGGAGACCACCGGTGAAGGGCCCCTCGGAGCCTGTCCACCCTg AGGCCACGCCCCCAGGGAAAAGGGTGGAAAACAAGATCCGGGTGCCTGTGCGCTACTGCATGCTGGGTAGTCGAGACTCTGCCAG GAACCCACACACCCTGGTGGAAGTAACATCCTTCGCAGCTATCAACAAGTTCCAGCCGTTCAACGTGGCCATCTCTAGCAACGTGCTGTTCCTGCTG gactTCCACAGCCACCTGACCCGCAGCCAGGTCGTGGGGTACCTGGGCGGCCGCTGGGACATCAACAGTCAGAGTGGGTATTTGGGGCCTGTGGGCAGGGGGGTGTTTGGGGCTGGGGTCGATGTCCACGCCTTCTCCCGCCTCCGCGCAGTGCTCACGGTGCTGAGAGCCTTCCCCTGTCGGAGCCGGCTGGGGGACGCGGATACCGCGGCCGCCATGGAAGAGGAG ATTTACCAGAGCCTGCTCCTGCGGGGCCTGTCCCTGGTAGGCTGGTACCATAGCCACCCGTACAGCCCGGCCCTGCCGTCGCTGCAGGACATCGACGCACAGATGGACTACCAGCTGCGGCTGCAGGGCTCCAGCAATGGCTTCCAGCCCTGCCTCGCCCTGCTCTGCT ccccttacTACTCTGGTAACCCGGGCCCAGAGTCCAAGATCTCGCCCTTCTGGGTGATGCCGCCCCCTGAG CAAAGGCCCAGTGACTATGGCATCCCCATGGACGTGGAAATGGCCTACGTCCAGGATGGCTTCCTGACTAATGACGTCCTTCATGAGATG ATGCTGCTGGTGGAGTTCTACAAGGGCGCCCCTGACCTCGTCAGGTTCCAGGAGCCTTGGAACCAGGAGCACACCTACCTCGACAAGCTCAAG ATCTCCCTGGCCAGCAGGACGCCCAAGGACCAGGGCCTGTGCCATGTGCTGGAGCAGGTTTACAGCGTCCTCAGGCAGGGGAGCTGA
- the MPND gene encoding MPN domain-containing protein isoform X9 — protein MEGGLRPQFSEWSRRIEPPPLSPACASRRPDFPRSLLLTRPPAAANGWGASRSGQSRVTCREESTRGALGVWLSGHGSLLLPAAPEPLSPAGGAGEEAPDEDEAEAEDSERPGASGGARSGGGGGGGGGGAGPGSCGGPGGALTRRAVTLRVLLKDALLEPGAGVLSIYYLLLGPASPLSLQGKKFVGDLQPDGRIVWQETGQVFNSPSAWATHCKKLVNPAKKSGCGWASVKYKGQKLDKYKAAWLRRNQLHIPAAAADEWAPGATTGTEGSGQPEVSVELAGRVGSSQLKVPSLSPQPRPRQSPASEGEEEELMMEEEEEEVLTGASAEDKSRRPPVKGPSEPVHPEATPPGKRVENKIRVPVRYCMLGSRDSARNPHTLVEVTSFAAINKFQPFNVAISSNVLFLLDFHSHLTRSQVVGYLGGRWDINSQSGYLGPVGRGVFGAGVDVHAFSRLRAVLTVLRAFPCRSRLGDADTAAAMEEETPPPAPSPLSLSGTW, from the exons ATGGAAGGTGGcctcaggcctcagttttccGAATGGTCCCGGAGGATTGAGCCGCCGCCTCTTTCTCCAGCGTGTGCAAGCCGGAGGCCTGACTTTCCCCGCTCGCTCCTGCTGACCCGCCCACCGGCGGCGGCCAATGGCTGGGGCGCTTCCCGCTCGGGGCAGAGCCGCGTCACGTGCCGGGAAGAAAGCACCAGAGGCGCGCTGGGCGTgtggctgagcggccatggcag CCTGTTGCTGCCCGCAGCTCCAGAGCCGCTGTCCcccgcgggcggcgcgggcgagGAGGCGCCGGACGAGGACGAGGCGGAGGCCGAGGACTCTGAGCGGCCGGGGGCATCGGGTGGCGCGCGCAgcggcggcggaggcggcggcggtggcggcggggcCGGGCCAGGGAGCTGCGGTGGCCCGGGGGGCGCGCTCACCAGGCGCGCGGTCACGCTGCGGGTGCTCCTCAAAGACGCGCTGCTGGAGCCCGGCGCCGGGGTGTTGTCCATCTACTATCTG CTCTTGGGCCCAGCCAGCCCACTGTCACTGCAGGGGAAGAAGTTCGTGGGAGACCTGCAGCCCGATGGGAGGATTGTGTGGCAGGAAACGGGCCAGGTGTTCAACTCACCCAGCGCCTGGGCCACCCATTGCAAGAAGCTGGTGAACCCAGCCAAGAAGTCTGGCTGTGGCTGGGCCTCTGTCAAGTACAAGGGCCAGAAACTGGACAAGTACAAGGCTGCCTGGCTCCGGCGAAACCAGCTCCATATACCTGCAGCTGCCGCCGATGAG TGGGCACCTGGGGCAACGACAGGAACCGAAGGCTCAGGCCAGCCAGAGGTCTCTGTGGAACTTGCCGGGAGGGTAGGGAGCAGCCAGCTGAAAGTCCCGTCGCTGTCCCCCCAACCCCGACCCCGCCAGAGCCCGGCCAgcgaaggagaggaggaggagctaatgatggaggaagaggaggaggaggttcTGACAGGAGCCTCAGCGGAGGACAAGAGTCGGAGACCACCGGTGAAGGGCCCCTCGGAGCCTGTCCACCCTg AGGCCACGCCCCCAGGGAAAAGGGTGGAAAACAAGATCCGGGTGCCTGTGCGCTACTGCATGCTGGGTAGTCGAGACTCTGCCAG GAACCCACACACCCTGGTGGAAGTAACATCCTTCGCAGCTATCAACAAGTTCCAGCCGTTCAACGTGGCCATCTCTAGCAACGTGCTGTTCCTGCTG gactTCCACAGCCACCTGACCCGCAGCCAGGTCGTGGGGTACCTGGGCGGCCGCTGGGACATCAACAGTCAGAGTGGGTATTTGGGGCCTGTGGGCAGGGGGGTGTTTGGGGCTGGGGTCGATGTCCACGCCTTCTCCCGCCTCCGCGCAGTGCTCACGGTGCTGAGAGCCTTCCCCTGTCGGAGCCGGCTGGGGGACGCGGATACCGCGGCCGCCATGGAAGAGGAG ACGCCGCCGCCGGCCCCTTCCCCTCTGAGCCTGTCTGGCACCTGGTAA
- the MPND gene encoding MPN domain-containing protein isoform X11 — MAAPEPLSPAGGAGEEAPDEDEAEAEDSERPGASGGARSGGGGGGGGGGAGPGSCGGPGGALTRRAVTLRVLLKDALLEPGAGVLSIYYLGKKFVGDLQPDGRIVWQETGQVFNSPSAWATHCKKLVNPAKKSGCGWASVKYKGQKLDKYKAAWLRRNQLHIPAAAADESPASEGEEEELMMEEEEEEVLTGASAEDKSRRPPVKGPSEPVHPEATPPGKRVENKIRVPVRYCMLGSRDSARNPHTLVEVTSFAAINKFQPFNVAISSNVLFLLDFHSHLTRSQVVGYLGGRWDINSQMLTVLRAFPCRSRLGDADTAAAMEEEIYQSLLLRGLSLVGWYHSHPYSPALPSLQDIDAQMDYQLRLQGSSNGFQPCLALLCSPYYSGNPGPESKISPFWVMPPPEQRPSDYGIPMDVEMAYVQDGFLTNDVLHEMMLLVEFYKGAPDLVRFQEPWNQEHTYLDKLKISLASRTPKDQGLCHVLEQVYSVLRQGS; from the exons atggcag CTCCAGAGCCGCTGTCCcccgcgggcggcgcgggcgagGAGGCGCCGGACGAGGACGAGGCGGAGGCCGAGGACTCTGAGCGGCCGGGGGCATCGGGTGGCGCGCGCAgcggcggcggaggcggcggcggtggcggcggggcCGGGCCAGGGAGCTGCGGTGGCCCGGGGGGCGCGCTCACCAGGCGCGCGGTCACGCTGCGGGTGCTCCTCAAAGACGCGCTGCTGGAGCCCGGCGCCGGGGTGTTGTCCATCTACTATCTG GGGAAGAAGTTCGTGGGAGACCTGCAGCCCGATGGGAGGATTGTGTGGCAGGAAACGGGCCAGGTGTTCAACTCACCCAGCGCCTGGGCCACCCATTGCAAGAAGCTGGTGAACCCAGCCAAGAAGTCTGGCTGTGGCTGGGCCTCTGTCAAGTACAAGGGCCAGAAACTGGACAAGTACAAGGCTGCCTGGCTCCGGCGAAACCAGCTCCATATACCTGCAGCTGCCGCCGATGAG AGCCCGGCCAgcgaaggagaggaggaggagctaatgatggaggaagaggaggaggaggttcTGACAGGAGCCTCAGCGGAGGACAAGAGTCGGAGACCACCGGTGAAGGGCCCCTCGGAGCCTGTCCACCCTg AGGCCACGCCCCCAGGGAAAAGGGTGGAAAACAAGATCCGGGTGCCTGTGCGCTACTGCATGCTGGGTAGTCGAGACTCTGCCAG GAACCCACACACCCTGGTGGAAGTAACATCCTTCGCAGCTATCAACAAGTTCCAGCCGTTCAACGTGGCCATCTCTAGCAACGTGCTGTTCCTGCTG gactTCCACAGCCACCTGACCCGCAGCCAGGTCGTGGGGTACCTGGGCGGCCGCTGGGACATCAACAGTCAGA TGCTCACGGTGCTGAGAGCCTTCCCCTGTCGGAGCCGGCTGGGGGACGCGGATACCGCGGCCGCCATGGAAGAGGAG ATTTACCAGAGCCTGCTCCTGCGGGGCCTGTCCCTGGTAGGCTGGTACCATAGCCACCCGTACAGCCCGGCCCTGCCGTCGCTGCAGGACATCGACGCACAGATGGACTACCAGCTGCGGCTGCAGGGCTCCAGCAATGGCTTCCAGCCCTGCCTCGCCCTGCTCTGCT ccccttacTACTCTGGTAACCCGGGCCCAGAGTCCAAGATCTCGCCCTTCTGGGTGATGCCGCCCCCTGAG CAAAGGCCCAGTGACTATGGCATCCCCATGGACGTGGAAATGGCCTACGTCCAGGATGGCTTCCTGACTAATGACGTCCTTCATGAGATG ATGCTGCTGGTGGAGTTCTACAAGGGCGCCCCTGACCTCGTCAGGTTCCAGGAGCCTTGGAACCAGGAGCACACCTACCTCGACAAGCTCAAG ATCTCCCTGGCCAGCAGGACGCCCAAGGACCAGGGCCTGTGCCATGTGCTGGAGCAGGTTTACAGCGTCCTCAGGCAGGGGAGCTGA